One Halobaculum sp. CBA1158 DNA segment encodes these proteins:
- a CDS encoding DUF5802 family protein has product MFERFSHGYYLGEMYVQPRSEEAAAIKRSDHERVNEQLYADEEGIARLDNPLVMKVGTTHFPVVGDDDVPSGTLALPEEGVPDDLEFRLPGRSEVFLANADRARDLIRFTGWEGDTGDPAEYA; this is encoded by the coding sequence ATGTTCGAACGGTTCTCACACGGCTACTACCTGGGCGAGATGTACGTCCAACCCAGGTCCGAGGAGGCGGCGGCGATCAAGCGATCCGATCACGAGCGCGTGAACGAACAGCTCTACGCGGACGAGGAGGGCATCGCCCGACTCGACAACCCGCTCGTCATGAAGGTGGGGACGACGCACTTTCCGGTCGTCGGCGACGACGACGTGCCTTCCGGAACGCTCGCGCTCCCGGAGGAGGGCGTCCCGGACGACCTCGAGTTCCGCCTGCCGGGCCGCAGCGAGGTGTTCCTCGCGAACGCCGACCGCGCCCGCGACCTGATCCGCTTCACCGGGTGGGAGGGCGACACCGGCGATCCCGCCGAGTACGCCTGA
- the trpG gene encoding anthranilate synthase component II has product MNVTVVDNYDSFTYNLVEYVSDLRIGGETPDITVLKNAASLTAVRDTDPDAVLISPGPGHPRNDRDVGVTMPVLRELSPDVPTLGVCLGLEAAVYEYGGTVGHAPEPIHGKAFPVDHDGAGVFAGLEQGFRAGRYHSLVATEVPDCFDVSATTDHAGEDLVMGVRHREHPIEAVQFHPESVLTAVGHDVIENFLRGV; this is encoded by the coding sequence GTGAACGTCACCGTCGTCGACAACTACGACTCGTTCACGTACAACCTCGTGGAGTACGTCTCGGACCTCCGGATCGGCGGCGAGACCCCCGACATCACCGTGTTGAAGAACGCCGCGTCGCTGACGGCGGTCCGCGACACCGACCCCGACGCGGTCCTGATATCCCCGGGGCCGGGCCACCCGAGGAACGACCGCGACGTGGGCGTGACGATGCCCGTCCTCCGGGAGCTCTCTCCCGACGTCCCGACGCTCGGGGTCTGTCTGGGGCTGGAGGCCGCCGTCTACGAGTACGGCGGCACAGTCGGTCACGCGCCCGAGCCGATCCACGGGAAGGCGTTCCCCGTCGACCACGACGGCGCGGGCGTGTTCGCGGGGCTGGAGCAGGGCTTTCGCGCCGGCCGGTACCACTCGCTGGTCGCCACCGAGGTCCCCGACTGCTTCGACGTGAGCGCGACGACCGACCACGCAGGCGAGGATCTCGTGATGGGCGTGCGCCACCGCGAACACCCGATCGAGGCGGTGCAGTTCCACCCGGAGTCGGTGCTGACGGCGGTGGGTCACGACGTGATCGAGAACTTCCTGCGCGGCGTCTGA
- a CDS encoding phosphoenolpyruvate carboxylase codes for MSFDERDVGRDVRELAALLGEVMERQTSRADFDAVEDIRRASIDYRAGDAPSRDPVRERLEGLDPETIRTVARAYAAYFELVNVAEERERVRAIRRGRESGDLGDGLDRTAEALADADADTVRRVLDDVRVVPTFTAHPTEARRKTVKAKLRRVAEVLRDLDERRLTDGEFAELERDLESEVETLWSTRQVRPRRPTPTDEARDVRWYLEHTLFDVAADAEAALAERVTEAHPELDATDAEAATGTLEFRSWAGSDRDGNPFVTPEVTTETLSAQREAVLDRYLDGLDAVAGALSHEGDRLDHTEAFRERVAADSEALPGVAETLAERYPEEPYRRAVSLMRARVERVDDLRPGGYDDAEPFAASLRALAADLRANGYDATAAEHVDPLVRRVETFDFSLAALDLRDHRENHTETVADLLAREGLDYEAMDEDERVATLTESIVGDALGSLDTDAAAGDGDDLSETTERVCERFRALADWHREYGEAAIDAYCISMTEEPSHVLEVLYLADLAGVVDLPDYCGLDVVPLLETASALANARDIFGTLVNNDAYGAALSARGDVQEVMLGYSDSNKENGPLAAAWDLHRNARRLAEVAADLGVELRLFHGRGGSISRGGGPMNEAMLALPPETATGEIKFTEQGEAIAEKFANPRVAERELEQMLDAQVRARLRALRGNAPDLRPEWEAAMDAAGEGARAAYRDLLDTEGFVEFFETATPITVIEDLNMGSRPASRSGERTVEDLRAIPWVFSWTQSRAILPGWFSTAAGLDAYLDGDAADAPDGGGDLDTLREMYEEWPFFRTTIDHVALSLARTELEIAAEYADLAPEDLREEFFPRIEAEYERAVELVREITGREDLVRREWLAESLRRRNPYVDPLNLLQVDLLSRTHRTDAEERALRLTVKGIAAGMKNTG; via the coding sequence ATGTCATTCGACGAGCGGGACGTCGGCCGCGACGTCCGCGAGCTCGCGGCGTTGTTGGGGGAGGTGATGGAGCGACAGACCTCGCGGGCGGACTTCGACGCCGTCGAGGATATCCGGCGGGCGTCCATCGACTACCGCGCCGGCGACGCCCCCTCGCGAGATCCGGTCCGCGAACGGCTCGAAGGGCTGGACCCCGAGACGATCCGGACGGTCGCGCGGGCGTACGCCGCCTACTTCGAGCTGGTGAACGTCGCCGAGGAGCGCGAGCGCGTCCGCGCCATCCGTCGGGGACGCGAGTCGGGCGACCTCGGCGACGGCCTCGACCGGACCGCCGAGGCGCTGGCGGACGCCGACGCGGACACTGTGCGACGGGTGCTCGACGACGTGCGCGTCGTTCCGACGTTCACGGCCCACCCGACGGAGGCGCGCCGCAAGACGGTGAAGGCGAAGCTTCGGCGGGTCGCGGAGGTGCTCCGCGACCTCGACGAGCGTCGGCTCACCGACGGGGAGTTCGCCGAGTTGGAGCGCGACCTGGAGTCGGAAGTGGAGACGCTGTGGTCGACCCGACAGGTCCGTCCCCGGCGACCGACCCCGACCGACGAGGCGCGCGACGTGCGCTGGTACCTGGAGCACACGCTGTTCGACGTGGCCGCCGACGCCGAGGCCGCGCTCGCCGAGCGCGTGACCGAGGCGCACCCCGAACTGGACGCGACGGACGCCGAGGCCGCCACCGGGACGCTGGAGTTCCGGTCGTGGGCCGGCTCCGACCGCGACGGCAACCCCTTCGTCACCCCCGAGGTGACGACCGAGACGCTGTCGGCCCAGCGCGAGGCCGTGCTCGACCGGTACCTCGACGGACTCGACGCCGTCGCGGGGGCGTTGAGCCACGAGGGCGATCGCCTCGACCACACGGAGGCGTTCCGCGAGCGCGTCGCCGCCGACAGCGAGGCGCTGCCCGGCGTCGCCGAGACGCTCGCCGAGCGCTACCCGGAGGAGCCGTACCGCCGTGCGGTGTCGCTGATGCGGGCCCGCGTCGAGCGCGTCGACGACCTCCGGCCGGGCGGCTACGACGACGCCGAGCCGTTCGCCGCGTCGCTGCGGGCGCTCGCGGCCGACCTCCGCGCGAACGGCTACGACGCCACGGCCGCCGAGCACGTCGACCCGCTGGTGCGGCGCGTCGAGACGTTCGACTTCTCGCTCGCGGCGCTGGACCTGCGCGACCACCGCGAGAACCACACCGAGACCGTCGCGGACCTGCTCGCGCGTGAGGGCCTGGACTACGAGGCGATGGACGAGGACGAGCGCGTCGCGACGCTCACCGAATCGATCGTCGGCGACGCGCTCGGGAGCCTCGATACCGACGCCGCCGCCGGCGACGGCGACGACCTCTCGGAGACGACCGAGCGCGTCTGCGAGCGCTTCCGCGCGCTCGCAGACTGGCACCGCGAGTACGGCGAGGCGGCCATCGACGCCTACTGCATCTCGATGACCGAGGAGCCGTCCCACGTCCTCGAAGTCCTCTACCTCGCCGACCTGGCGGGCGTCGTCGACCTGCCCGACTACTGCGGACTGGACGTGGTTCCCCTGTTGGAGACGGCGTCGGCGCTGGCGAACGCCCGCGACATCTTCGGGACGCTCGTGAACAACGACGCCTACGGCGCGGCGCTGTCGGCCCGCGGCGACGTGCAGGAGGTGATGCTCGGCTACTCCGACTCCAACAAGGAGAACGGCCCGCTGGCGGCGGCGTGGGATCTCCACCGGAACGCCCGACGGCTCGCGGAGGTGGCCGCCGACCTGGGCGTCGAACTGCGGCTGTTCCACGGTCGCGGCGGCTCCATCTCCCGGGGCGGCGGCCCGATGAACGAGGCGATGCTGGCGCTGCCGCCGGAGACGGCGACGGGGGAGATCAAGTTCACCGAGCAGGGCGAGGCGATCGCCGAGAAGTTCGCCAACCCCCGCGTCGCCGAGCGCGAACTGGAACAGATGCTCGACGCCCAGGTGCGCGCCCGCCTCCGGGCGCTCCGGGGCAACGCCCCCGATCTGCGGCCCGAATGGGAGGCGGCGATGGACGCCGCCGGCGAGGGCGCGCGCGCGGCCTACCGCGACCTGCTCGACACCGAGGGGTTCGTCGAGTTCTTCGAGACGGCGACGCCCATCACCGTGATCGAGGACCTCAACATGGGCTCGCGGCCGGCGTCGCGCTCGGGCGAGCGCACGGTCGAGGACCTCCGAGCGATCCCCTGGGTGTTCTCGTGGACCCAGAGCCGCGCGATCCTCCCCGGGTGGTTCTCGACCGCCGCGGGACTGGACGCGTACCTCGACGGCGACGCCGCGGACGCGCCCGACGGCGGCGGCGACCTCGACACGCTGCGAGAGATGTACGAGGAGTGGCCGTTCTTCCGGACGACGATCGATCACGTCGCGCTGTCGCTGGCGCGCACGGAACTGGAGATCGCCGCCGAGTACGCCGACCTCGCGCCCGAGGACCTCCGCGAGGAGTTCTTCCCGCGGATCGAGGCCGAGTACGAGCGGGCCGTCGAACTGGTGCGCGAGATCACCGGACGCGAGGACCTGGTGCGCCGCGAGTGGCTCGCCGAGAGCCTCCGGCGACGCAACCCGTACGTCGACCCGCTGAACCTCCTGCAGGTCGACCTGCTCTCGCGGACCCACCGCACCGACGCCGAGGAGCGCGCGCTCCGCCTGACGGTGAAAGGCATCGCCGCCGGGATGAAGAACACCGGCTGA
- a CDS encoding aldo/keto reductase yields the protein MTDFQRFGLGTYQLTGPQCVDSVETAVEAGYEAIDTAQGYQNEALVREGIEAAGRDPEELFVATKLTTDNLSYDDAYDTAHESAARLGVDSIDLLYVHWPINSYDAPETCRALNDLVAEGTVDRVGLSNFRPDQLDEAREHLDVDVFAHQVECHPMLQQRELREYARDDGHHLVAYCPIARNQVADVDDIVAIAETHDATPAQVSIAWLLAHDELAAIPKATSEDHIRDNLAATELELTDEEVAAIDDLAEEHRIVDFEEAPWNQVDARADAD from the coding sequence ATGACCGACTTCCAGCGGTTCGGACTCGGCACGTACCAGCTCACCGGCCCGCAGTGCGTCGACAGCGTCGAGACGGCCGTCGAGGCCGGCTACGAGGCGATCGACACCGCCCAGGGCTACCAGAACGAGGCGCTCGTCCGCGAGGGGATCGAGGCGGCCGGGCGCGACCCCGAGGAGCTGTTCGTCGCCACGAAGCTCACGACGGACAACCTCAGCTACGACGACGCCTACGACACGGCGCACGAGTCCGCCGCGCGCCTCGGGGTCGATTCCATCGACCTGCTGTACGTCCATTGGCCGATCAACAGCTACGACGCCCCCGAGACGTGTCGGGCGCTGAACGACCTGGTCGCCGAGGGCACCGTCGACCGCGTCGGCCTCTCGAACTTCCGGCCCGACCAACTGGACGAGGCGCGCGAGCACCTCGACGTCGACGTCTTCGCCCATCAGGTCGAGTGTCACCCGATGCTCCAGCAGCGAGAGTTGCGCGAGTACGCCCGCGACGACGGCCACCACCTCGTCGCGTACTGCCCGATCGCCCGCAATCAGGTCGCCGACGTGGACGACATCGTCGCGATCGCCGAGACCCACGACGCGACGCCGGCACAGGTGTCGATCGCGTGGCTGCTCGCGCACGACGAACTCGCCGCCATCCCGAAGGCAACGAGCGAGGACCACATTCGCGACAACCTCGCCGCCACGGAGTTGGAGCTGACCGACGAGGAGGTCGCCGCCATCGACGACCTCGCCGAGGAGCACCGGATCGTCGACTTCGAGGAGGCCCCCTGGAACCAGGTCGACGCCCGAGCGGACGCCGACTGA
- a CDS encoding metal-dependent hydrolase — MPSTLVHFAVAGLIAGTLLHDEFDVRSLGAVLAVTAIPDLDAFLSPVFEGAHRAALHTLLVPVALAALFVYDLRRDRSLVRRRFGDRGVAVGWVSLVALVFAGILPDVAHTGANLLYPLHDRFYTLEGHLLISDQRGVVQTFVDLSPEPPGGGSSEPAETTNNTHHPSAVDPAPDDEPEDVERKLWIVGSGERLLLMATSACVVSARLVEGRLRR, encoded by the coding sequence ATGCCGTCCACGCTCGTTCACTTTGCCGTCGCCGGCCTCATCGCGGGAACGCTGCTCCACGACGAGTTCGACGTGCGGTCGCTCGGTGCCGTCCTCGCGGTCACGGCGATCCCGGACCTCGACGCGTTCCTCTCGCCGGTGTTCGAGGGGGCTCACCGCGCCGCGCTCCACACCCTGTTGGTGCCCGTCGCGCTCGCGGCGCTGTTCGTCTACGACCTCCGGCGCGATCGGTCGCTCGTCCGGCGGCGGTTCGGCGACCGCGGCGTCGCGGTCGGGTGGGTCTCGCTGGTCGCGCTCGTGTTCGCCGGGATCCTCCCGGACGTGGCGCACACGGGCGCGAACCTCCTGTACCCGCTTCACGACCGGTTCTACACGCTGGAGGGACACCTCCTGATCTCCGACCAGCGCGGCGTGGTCCAAACGTTCGTGGACCTGTCGCCCGAGCCGCCGGGCGGCGGGTCGAGCGAGCCGGCCGAGACGACCAACAACACCCACCACCCCTCGGCGGTCGACCCGGCTCCCGACGACGAGCCGGAGGACGTCGAACGGAAGCTGTGGATCGTCGGCAGCGGAGAGCGACTCCTGCTCATGGCTACGAGCGCCTGCGTCGTGTCGGCGCGGCTGGTCGAGGGACGGCTTCGGCGGTGA
- a CDS encoding peptidylprolyl isomerase, with product MSDDLPHVTLHTNHGDIEIELYADRAPRTVENFLNLAEHDPAASDDPAPDTTTWEDPETGEVRGDSLYEGIVFHRIISDFMIQGGDPTGTGRGGPGYEFDDEFHDDLTHDGAGVLSMANSGPNTNGSQFFITLDAQPHLDGKHAVFGEVVDGMDVVEEIGSVPTGRNDQPRDDVTVERVTVDR from the coding sequence ATGAGCGACGACCTGCCGCACGTCACGCTGCACACGAACCACGGCGACATCGAGATCGAACTGTACGCCGACCGCGCCCCCCGAACGGTCGAGAACTTCCTCAACCTCGCCGAGCACGACCCCGCCGCCAGTGACGACCCCGCCCCCGACACGACGACGTGGGAGGACCCTGAGACGGGCGAGGTCCGCGGCGACTCGCTGTACGAGGGCATCGTCTTCCACCGGATCATTTCCGACTTCATGATCCAGGGCGGCGACCCCACCGGCACGGGCCGCGGCGGCCCGGGCTACGAGTTCGACGACGAGTTCCACGACGACCTGACCCACGACGGCGCGGGCGTCCTCTCGATGGCCAACTCCGGCCCGAACACGAACGGCTCGCAGTTCTTCATCACGCTGGACGCCCAGCCCCACCTCGACGGCAAGCACGCGGTCTTCGGCGAGGTCGTCGACGGGATGGACGTGGTCGAGGAGATCGGCTCGGTCCCCACCGGCCGCAACGACCAGCCGCGCGACGACGTGACAGTCGAGCGCGTCACCGTCGACCGGTAA
- the trpE gene encoding anthranilate synthase component I: MSPDGERSESSTRPGSGAGRERSERPETSSGEGSDPRDSEATNERGGTPLSRSRAEFVDLVEDADRPCVVHATATLDADVEPLTAYAALADRSDHSFLLESAEKVASSDPDGAFAPSARRRGDDRSDGDAGGTGGTADAGGDAERHARYSFVGYDPEAVIAVGHDGTDIERLGPAADYVDVRGPAAGDTVDRVRGALPDVDRVGFPDNDRQTLDGGLVGFLAYDAVYDLWLEEVGVDRPDPVVPDAEFVLTTRTLAFDDREGSVSLVFTPIVAPDDDPGAVYDRLATEAADVQATLRDADRPETGGVAVDRETAGPREEYEDAVRETKEAVLDGEVYQGVISRTRTLEGEVDDLGLYESLREVNPSPYMYLLRHGDRSVVGASPETLVSVDGDRVVSNPIAGTIRRGTSPVEDRKLAGELLADGKERAEHTMLVDLARNDVRRVSEAGSVRVEEFMNVLKYSHVQHIESTVTGTLAADADAFDATRATFPAGTLTGAPKVRAMELIDGLELEPRGVYGGGVGYYSWTGDADFAIVIRTATVEHGVARSGTGSRAAEPRDGGGADEAESDSLSVRAGAGVVADSDPAAEYEETEQKMAGVLDAVDRIRVGDAAGDGNPDDGSDDPDDGSDDPDDGSDDPEVGE, from the coding sequence GTGAGCCCGGACGGCGAGCGCAGCGAGTCCTCGACGCGACCGGGGAGCGGAGCGGGGCGCGAACGCAGCGAGCGCCCCGAAACGTCGAGCGGGGAGGGGAGCGACCCGCGAGACAGCGAGGCGACCAACGAGCGGGGCGGAACCCCCCTCTCTCGCTCACGCGCCGAGTTCGTCGACCTCGTCGAGGACGCCGACCGGCCGTGCGTCGTCCACGCGACGGCGACGCTGGACGCCGACGTGGAACCGCTCACGGCCTACGCCGCGCTGGCGGACCGGTCGGACCACTCGTTCCTGCTGGAGAGCGCCGAGAAGGTCGCCTCCAGCGACCCCGACGGCGCGTTCGCCCCGAGTGCGCGCCGCCGCGGCGACGACCGAAGCGACGGCGACGCCGGCGGGACCGGTGGTACCGCCGACGCCGGCGGCGACGCCGAGCGGCACGCGCGCTACTCGTTCGTCGGCTACGACCCCGAGGCGGTGATCGCGGTCGGCCACGACGGCACCGATATCGAACGCCTCGGCCCCGCCGCCGACTACGTCGACGTGCGCGGCCCCGCCGCCGGCGACACGGTGGACCGCGTGCGCGGGGCCCTCCCCGACGTGGACCGCGTCGGCTTCCCCGACAACGACCGCCAGACGCTCGACGGCGGGCTCGTCGGCTTTCTCGCCTACGACGCGGTGTACGACCTCTGGCTCGAGGAGGTCGGCGTCGACCGCCCGGACCCGGTCGTGCCCGACGCCGAGTTCGTGCTCACGACCCGCACGCTCGCGTTCGACGACCGCGAGGGGAGCGTCTCGCTCGTGTTCACGCCGATCGTCGCCCCCGACGACGACCCGGGCGCTGTGTACGACCGCCTCGCGACCGAGGCCGCCGACGTGCAGGCGACGCTCCGGGACGCCGACCGTCCCGAGACGGGCGGCGTTGCCGTGGACCGCGAGACGGCCGGCCCGCGCGAGGAGTACGAGGACGCCGTCCGCGAGACGAAGGAGGCCGTCCTCGACGGCGAGGTGTACCAGGGCGTCATCTCCCGCACCCGGACGCTGGAGGGCGAGGTCGACGACCTCGGCCTCTACGAGTCGCTGCGCGAGGTGAACCCCTCGCCGTACATGTACCTCCTGCGCCACGGCGACCGCTCGGTGGTCGGCGCGTCGCCGGAGACGCTCGTCTCCGTCGACGGCGACCGCGTCGTCTCCAACCCCATCGCGGGCACGATCCGCCGCGGTACCTCCCCGGTCGAGGACCGCAAGCTGGCGGGCGAACTCCTCGCCGACGGGAAGGAGCGCGCCGAGCACACGATGCTCGTGGACCTGGCGCGCAACGACGTGCGTCGCGTGAGCGAGGCGGGAAGCGTCCGCGTCGAGGAGTTCATGAACGTCCTGAAGTACAGCCACGTCCAGCACATCGAGTCGACCGTCACCGGCACCCTCGCGGCCGACGCCGACGCCTTCGACGCGACCAGAGCCACCTTCCCAGCGGGCACCCTCACGGGCGCGCCGAAGGTGCGGGCGATGGAGCTGATCGACGGCCTCGAACTGGAGCCGCGGGGCGTGTACGGCGGCGGCGTCGGCTACTACTCTTGGACCGGCGACGCCGACTTCGCCATCGTGATCCGGACCGCGACCGTGGAGCACGGCGTGGCGCGAAGCGGCACGGGAAGTCGAGCGGCGGAGCCGCGAGACGGCGGGGGAGCCGACGAGGCGGAGTCGGACTCGCTTTCCGTCCGCGCCGGCGCGGGCGTCGTCGCCGACTCCGATCCCGCCGCGGAGTACGAGGAGACCGAACAGAAGATGGCGGGCGTCCTCGACGCCGTCGACCGGATCCGCGTCGGCGACGCCGCCGGCGACGGTAATCCGGACGACGGCAGCGACGACCCGGACGACGGCAGCGACGACCCGGACGACGGCAGCGACGACCCGGAGGTGGGCGAGTGA
- a CDS encoding phosphoribosylanthranilate isomerase translates to MVRAKICGVTNGADLRAVADAGADAVGVISAVSVDTPREVDLAQAADLASMAPPLLTTVLVTMPETAEDAVDAVRTVAPDVVQLHGEFTPHEIGYIRAETDTKVVPVVDYDEADRARDLDEAADALLVDSTGDDGGGGTGETGDWEAAAALRRELVSPVILAGGLTPENVAEAAATVEPFAVDVASGVERSPGAKDHAAVSRFVRNSGRALGEAEEVYE, encoded by the coding sequence ATGGTCAGAGCGAAGATCTGCGGCGTGACCAACGGGGCGGACCTCCGGGCGGTCGCCGACGCGGGCGCGGACGCGGTCGGGGTAATCTCCGCGGTGAGCGTCGACACCCCCCGCGAGGTCGACCTCGCGCAGGCGGCCGACCTCGCGTCGATGGCCCCGCCGCTGTTGACTACTGTGCTGGTTACGATGCCCGAGACGGCCGAGGACGCCGTCGACGCCGTCCGGACGGTCGCGCCCGACGTGGTCCAACTCCACGGGGAGTTCACCCCCCACGAGATCGGCTACATCCGCGCGGAGACCGACACCAAGGTGGTCCCCGTCGTCGACTACGACGAGGCCGACCGCGCCCGCGACCTCGACGAGGCGGCCGACGCGCTGCTGGTCGACTCCACCGGCGACGACGGCGGCGGCGGCACCGGCGAGACGGGCGACTGGGAGGCGGCCGCCGCGCTCCGCCGCGAACTGGTCTCGCCGGTGATCCTCGCGGGCGGGCTCACCCCGGAGAACGTCGCCGAGGCCGCCGCGACCGTCGAGCCGTTCGCCGTCGACGTGGCCAGCGGCGTCGAGCGCTCGCCCGGCGCGAAGGACCACGCCGCTGTCTCGCGGTTCGTCCGCAACTCCGGGCGCGCGCTCGGCGAGGCAGAGGAGGTGTACGAGTGA
- the trpD gene encoding anthranilate phosphoribosyltransferase produces the protein MSMEGYIERVAEGEDLTVAEAWEASTLVFEEATEAQIGALLAGLRAKGETEAEIAGFAQGMREAARTIEPDREPLVDTCGTGGDDHDTINVSTTSAIVAAGAGVTVAKHGNYSVSSSSGSADVLEVAGVEVDAEPPAVEDAIERDGIGFMLATVFHPAMKAVIGPRKELGMRTIFNVLGPLTNPAGADAQVLGVYDDDLVPVIGESLTHMDVERALVVHGDGMDEIALHGPTTVAEVDGDEVTEFTLTPADLGLDSAPVEAIAGGTPEENADDLRGIVSGEVTGPKRDVILANAGAAVYVAGLADSIEDGVEAAANAIDDGDAVETLAALQG, from the coding sequence ATGAGTATGGAAGGATACATCGAGCGCGTCGCCGAGGGGGAGGACCTGACCGTCGCGGAGGCGTGGGAGGCGTCGACGCTCGTGTTCGAGGAGGCGACGGAGGCACAGATCGGCGCGCTGCTCGCGGGACTGCGCGCCAAGGGGGAGACGGAGGCGGAGATCGCGGGGTTCGCGCAGGGGATGCGCGAGGCGGCCCGGACGATCGAACCCGACCGCGAGCCGCTGGTCGACACCTGCGGCACCGGCGGCGACGATCACGACACGATCAACGTCTCGACCACGTCGGCCATCGTCGCCGCCGGCGCGGGCGTCACCGTCGCCAAGCACGGCAACTACTCCGTCTCCTCGTCGTCGGGATCGGCCGACGTGCTGGAGGTCGCCGGCGTCGAGGTCGACGCCGAGCCGCCGGCGGTGGAGGACGCCATCGAGCGCGACGGTATCGGCTTCATGCTCGCGACGGTGTTCCACCCCGCGATGAAGGCCGTCATCGGCCCGCGCAAGGAACTGGGGATGCGGACGATCTTCAACGTCCTCGGCCCGCTGACGAACCCCGCGGGCGCTGACGCCCAGGTGCTCGGCGTGTACGACGACGACCTCGTGCCCGTCATCGGCGAGTCGCTCACGCACATGGACGTGGAGCGCGCGCTCGTCGTCCACGGCGACGGCATGGACGAGATCGCGCTGCACGGCCCGACGACCGTCGCCGAGGTCGACGGCGACGAGGTGACGGAGTTCACTCTCACGCCCGCCGACCTCGGACTGGACTCGGCCCCGGTCGAGGCCATCGCCGGCGGCACGCCCGAGGAGAACGCCGACGACCTCCGGGGGATCGTCTCCGGCGAGGTCACCGGGCCGAAGCGCGACGTGATCCTCGCGAACGCGGGCGCGGCGGTGTACGTCGCCGGCCTCGCGGACTCGATCGAGGACGGCGTCGAGGCGGCCGCGAACGCCATCGACGACGGCGACGCCGTCGAGACGCTCGCGGCGCTGCAGGGCTGA
- a CDS encoding Rieske 2Fe-2S domain-containing protein: MSADDDKYPGESGRRRFVKGVVGGAALAGVGATGSASVNSLTTSPGAGGGATEAMAIENTAGPAPRGMPQIPIEIQSDGTIQGVWPEVSQETVQGQTVNVAEMDLGGVTYSSEWYQYCGVETYEGIQPQYESDNVFYVGSAPGFEWQSDIEAGTALNVDMFDDYESWGNGIGVDGIGKPGTANWRSQDTEDTIPVNVLRSPVIEQLAANGQAPAPDQNEPYTVTDSVQQWLQASTSQGVMAWLNKCTHFCCVPAFKAEGGVKFNASNEVYCPCHQSVYEPFSIVPTLFTARPRPDG, from the coding sequence ATGAGCGCAGACGACGACAAGTACCCGGGCGAGTCCGGCCGTCGCCGGTTCGTCAAGGGCGTCGTGGGCGGGGCGGCCCTCGCGGGCGTCGGGGCCACCGGCTCGGCCAGCGTCAACAGCCTCACCACCTCTCCGGGAGCCGGGGGCGGTGCGACCGAGGCGATGGCCATCGAAAACACCGCGGGGCCGGCCCCCCGGGGGATGCCGCAGATCCCCATCGAGATCCAAAGCGACGGGACGATCCAGGGCGTCTGGCCCGAGGTGTCCCAGGAGACGGTTCAGGGGCAGACCGTCAACGTCGCCGAGATGGATCTGGGCGGCGTGACCTACTCCTCGGAGTGGTACCAGTACTGCGGAGTCGAGACCTACGAGGGGATCCAGCCGCAGTACGAGTCGGACAACGTCTTCTACGTGGGCTCCGCGCCCGGCTTCGAGTGGCAAAGCGACATCGAGGCGGGCACGGCCCTCAACGTTGACATGTTCGACGACTACGAGAGTTGGGGTAACGGGATCGGCGTCGACGGGATCGGCAAGCCTGGGACGGCGAACTGGCGGTCCCAGGACACCGAGGACACCATCCCGGTGAACGTGCTCCGCTCGCCCGTCATCGAGCAGCTCGCGGCGAACGGTCAGGCACCCGCGCCCGACCAGAACGAGCCGTACACCGTGACCGACAGCGTCCAGCAGTGGCTCCAGGCGTCCACCAGCCAGGGCGTGATGGCCTGGCTCAACAAGTGCACCCACTTCTGCTGTGTCCCCGCGTTCAAGGCGGAAGGCGGCGTGAAGTTCAACGCCTCGAACGAGGTGTACTGTCCGTGCCACCAGTCGGTGTACGAGCCGTTCAGCATCGTCCCGACGCTGTTCACCGCGCGCCCGCGGCCCGACGGATAG